The proteins below are encoded in one region of Paramisgurnus dabryanus chromosome 2, PD_genome_1.1, whole genome shotgun sequence:
- the dhx38 gene encoding pre-mRNA-splicing factor ATP-dependent RNA helicase PRP16 — protein sequence MEDDDASLHRLEGSDPTVQVGGLIVKKKSAATEQHVFRVPAPRTSLLGLDLLAAQKRKEREGKEMLDDQPKKSKVSSFKDWEEGKSDSDSDDENQEDGDSKNVKKERKYRVTGSETPSNPGGVSEEFKQRHQQREKDRREHGVYASSKEDKSRDRDRTRDRDQDRSRDREREKRRDRDERESSRGSGSSRSERGDGSARSERSQREFGSERLSRGGRRDEPESPRNRHKELATPSRSSWDEDDSGYNSSRHSHWESPSPSPSHRESERSERSHRSVRDSERKDKSVRGQYPADTPLPTPSYKYNEWANDRKHLGSTPRLSRGKGDKREDGDNGITFNDEDEKEQWEEDQRQADRDWYMMDEGYDEFHNPLTSSSEEYVKKREQILQKQTQKRISAQKRQINEDNERWETNRMLTSGVVQRLEVDEDFEEDNAAKVHLLVHNLVPPFLDGRIVFTKQPEPVIPVKDPTSDMAIISRKGSQLVRRHREQKERKKAQHKHWELAGTKLGDIMGIKKKEDGGEGNAVGEDGTVDYRTEQKFADHMKEKSEASSDFAKKKTLLEQRQYLPIFAVRQELLNIIRDNNIVIVVGETGSGKTTQLTQYLHEDGYTGYGMVGCTQPRRVAAMSVAKRVSEEMNCNLGEEVGYAIRFEDCTSEKTVIKYMTDGILLRESLRESDLDHYSAVIMDEAHERSLNTDVLFGLLREVVSRRSDLKLIVTSATMDSDKFASFFGNVPIFHIPGRTFPVDVLFSKTPQEDYVEAAVKQALQIHLSGMTGDILIFMPGQEDIEVTSDQIVERLGDLDNAPPLAVLPIYSQLPSDLQAKIFQKAPDGVRKCIVATNIAETSLTVDGIMFVVDSGYCKLKVFNPRIGMDALQVYPISQANANQRSGRAGRTGPGQCYRLYTQSAYKNEMLTTTIPEIQRTNLANVVLLLKSLGVQDLLLFHFMDPPPEDNMLNSMYQLWILGALDNTGALTPTGRLMVEFPLDPALSKMLIVSCDMGCSADILIVVSMLSVPSIFYRPKGREEESDQVREKFSVPESDHLTYLNVYMQWKNNNYSSIWCNDHFIHTKAMRKVREVRAQLKDIMVQQKMNLISCGSDWDVIRKCICAAYFHQAAKLKGIGEYVNVRTGMPCHLHPTSALFGMGYTPDYIIYHELVMTTKEYMQCVTAVDGEWLAELGPMFYSIKHAGKSRQENRRRAKAEITSMEEEMSMAQEQIKARKEEQERKNNLGSVRAIKICTPGRKEEAPMTPKRTPARFGL from the exons ATGGAAGATGATGATGCGTCCTTGCATCGGTTAGAAGGCAGTGACCCGACGGTGCAGGTCGGAGGTCTCATTGTAAAGAAGAAGAGCGCTGCAACAGAACAACATGTGTTCAGGGTTCCAGCTCCACGCACTTCTCTCCTGGGCTTAGATCTGCTGGCCGCCCAGAAACGTAAGGAACGTGAGGGCAAGGAAATGCTGGATGATCAGCCCAAAAAATCCAAGGTGTCATCATTCAAGGATTGGGAGGAAGGGAAAAGTGATTCAGATTCTGATGATGAAAATCAGGAGGATGGTGACAGCAAGAATGTGAAAAAAGAAAG GAAGTACCGTGTAACTGGTTCCGAAACGCCCTCAAACCCGGGAGGGGTAAGTGAGGAGTTCAAACAGAGACAtcaacagagagagaaagacaggcGTGAACACGGTGTTTATGCATCTTCCAAAGAAGACAAGAGCAGGGACAGAGACAGGACAAGAGACAGAGATCAAGATCGCTCCCGtgaccgagagagagagaaaagaagagACCGAG ACGAACGTGAAAGCAGTCGAGGGTCCGGCAGCAGTCGCTCCGAGCGTGGTGATGGCAGCGCGAGGAGTGAGCGATCACAGAGGGAATTTGGCTCGGAGCGTCTCAGCCGCGGCGGGCGTAGAGATGAGCCTGAATCTCCACGTAACAGACACAAAG AATTGGCCACTCCGTCGCGGTCCAGCTGGGACGAAGATGATAGTGGTTATAACAGCTCTCGCCACTCCCATTGGGAGAGTCCGTCTCCCTCCCCGTCCCATCGAGAGAGCGAGCGCTCGGAGCGCAGTCATCGCTCGGTCCGAGACAGCGAGAGGAAGGACAA GTCTGTTAGAGGTCAATATCCAGCGGATACTCCTTTACCAACTCCTTCATACAAATACAACGAGTGGGCTAATGACAGAAAACATCTGGGCTCCACTCCTCGACTGTCTCGAGGGAAAG GAGATAAAAGAGAGGATGGTGACAATGGCATCACATTTAATGATGAGGATGAGAAAGAACAGTGGGAGGAGGATCAGAGG CAAGCGGATCGTGACTGGTATATGATGGATGAGGGTTATGATGAGTTTCACAACCCCTTGACGTCCAGCTCAGAGGAGTATGTGAAGAAGAGAGAGCAGATCCTACAAAAACAGACCCAGAAACGCATCTCGGCACAGAAACGACAGATCAATGAG GATAATGAACGCTGGGAGACCAACCGCATGCTTACCAGTGGAGTGGTGCAGCGTCTGGAGGTGGACGAAGACTTTGAAGAGGACAATGCTGCCAAAGTCCACCTGCTCGTCCATAACCTTGTGCCACCCTTCCTGGATGGGAGGATTGTCTTCACTAAGCAG CCTGAACCGGTCATTCCAGTGAAAGATCCGACCTCAGACATGGCCATCATCTCCCGCAAGGGCAGTCAGCTGGTCCGACGCCACAGAGagcagaaagagagaaaaaag GCTCAGCATAAACACTGGGAGCTGGCTGGCACCAAACTGGGCGACATCATGGGCATCAAGAAAAAAGAGGACGGAGGCGAGGGGAACGCTGTAGGAGAAGATGGAACTGTGGATTACAG AACGGAGCAGAAGTTTGCCGATCACATGAAGGAGAAGAGTGAAGCAAGCAGCGATTTCGCCAAGAAGAAAACACTATTGGAGCAAAGACAATATCTGCCCATATTTGCCGTTCGCCAGGAGCTGCTGAACATCATCAG GGATAACAACATTGTGATTGTGGTGGGGGAAACCGGCAGCGGTAAGACGACTCAGTTGACACAGTATCTTCACGAAGACGGTTACACGGGTTACGGCATGGTGGGCTGCACACAGCCACGCCGAGTGGCAGCCATGAGCGTGGCCAAAAGAGTCAGTGAGGAAATGAACTGTAACCTGGGAGAGGAG GTGGGTTACGCTATCCGTTTTGAAGACTGTACATCAGAAAAGACCGTGATAAAATACATGACAGATGGTATTCTCCTGAGGGAATCTCTGCGGGAATCAGATCTGGATCATTACAGTGCCGTCATCATGGACGAAGCTCATGAACGTTCCCTCAACACGGATGTGCTGTTCGGTCTTCTCCGAGAG GTGGTGTCTAGACGCTCAGACTTGAAGCTCATTGTCACGTCAGCCACCATGGACTCGGACAAGTTTGCGTCGTTCTTCGGAAACGTTCCTATTTTTCACATTCCCGGCAGGACGTTCCCAGTAGACGTCCTGTTCAGTAAG ACTCCTCAGGAGGACTATGTGGAGGCAGCCGTGAAACAGGCCCTGCAGATTCATCTCAGCGGGATGACGGGTGACATCCTCATCTTCATGCCTGGTCAGGAGGACATTGAG GTGACATCAGATCAGATTGTGGAGCGATTGGGGGATCTGGACAACGCTCCTCCTTTGGCAGTGCTGCCCATTTACTCCCAGCTGCCCTCTGACCTGCAGGCCAAGATCTTTCAGAAG GCTCCAGATGGAGTGAGGAAATGCATAGTTGCTACGAACATTGCCGAGACGTCTTTGACGGTGGATGGGATCATGTTTGTGGTTGATTCAGGTTATTGCAAACTAAAG GTGTTTAATCCACGCATTGGCATGGATGCCCTGCAGGTGTACCCCATCAGTCAGGCCAATGCCAACCAGCGATCAGGAAGAGCTGGCAGGACAGGCCCAGGGCAGTGTTACAG GTTGTATACTCAAAGTGCTTATAAGAACGAGATGCTCACGACCACTATTCCAGAGATCCAGAGGACTAACCTGGCCAACGTTGTGCTGCTGCTCAAGTCGCTAGGAGTGCAGGACCTTCTGCTCTTTCACTTCATGGATCCTCCGCCTGAAGACAACATGCTGAACTCCATGTACCAGCTGTGGATCCTGGGGGCGCTTGACAACACTG GCGCTCTGACGCCCACCGGACGTCTCATGGTGGAGTTTCCGCTGGATCCGGCTCTGTCTAAGATGCTGATCGTGTCATGTGACATGGGCTGCAGCGCTGATATCCTCATCGTTGTTTCCATGTTGTCTGTACCATCCATCTTCTACAGACCAAAG GGTCGTGAGGAGGAGAGTGACCAGGTGAGAGAGAAGTTCTCTGTACCTGAGAGCGATCACCTGACTTACCTCAACGTTTACATGCAGTGGAAGAACAACAATTACTCCAGCATCTGGTGTAACGATCACTTCATTCATACTAAAGCCATGCGCAAG GTGCGTGAGGTCAGAGCTCAGCTCAAAGACATCATGGTGCAACAGAAAATGAATCTGATCTCTTGCGGCTCAGACTGGGATGTGATCAGAAAATGCATCTGTGCTGCTTACTTCCACCAAGCTGCTAAATTAAAg GGAATAGGGGAGTACGTGAACGTAAGAACCGGAATGCCGTGCCATCTGCACCCGACCAGTGCTCTGTTCGGCATGGGCTACACCCCAGACTACATCATCTACCACGAGCTGGTCATGACTACTAAG
- the cyb5b gene encoding cytochrome b5 type B has protein sequence MSKETVRKVENNSTPDESSMQYYTRQEVQDHNTSGDTWLIIHDKVYDITGFMEEHPGGEEVLLEQAGTDATESFEDVGHSTDAREMLQQFYIGELHKDDRKKESKQDVYITTSKESRSWTTWVIPAVATVLVGIMYRYYMLDHKSS, from the exons ATGAGTAAAGAAACTGTCAGGAAGGTTGAAAACAACAGCACACCGGATGAGAGCAGTATGCAGTATTATACACGTCAGGAGGTTCAAGACCATAATACGAGCGGAGACACCTGGCTCATTATCCACGACAAAGTTTATGATATCACAGGTTTCATGGAGGAG CATCCAGGAGGTGAAGAAGTTTTGCTGGAGCAAGCAGGTACAGATGCAACAGAAAGTTTTGAAGACGTGGGCCATTCAACAGATGCCAGAGAGATGCTTCAGCAGTTTTACATTGGGGAACTCCATAAG GATGATCGAAAGAAAGAATCAAAACAG GATGTTTACATTACAACTTCAAAGGAGTCCAG GTCATGGACCACCTGGGTAATTCCTGCCGTAGCTACTGTGCTTGTGGGCATCATGTACCGATATTACATGTTGGACCACAAATCGTCATGA
- the LOC135743730 gene encoding melatonin receptor type 1B, whose amino-acid sequence MEINVSIPTPVEYNVTETDITIQGTLEAHRPIKIGIISVLGVMITLGNIAVVMVIASAVSGWSRNSRYFLLSLTGADSAFGLLIMPLNLCVSFMKEYNKGPDPFCHVVAFFNATIYSTCMYTLATISLERYIAVFYPLKYSTLLTRRRALLLISFAWIFPPVLLVPISFPAGIIEVYFSRASLVCNPLYSSNVTYSLTLTCFIFFPCSAIMTFCNLRLWIAARRQRVRLRKHNWGGGYRPKVALRVLVPVMTVYYTCWTPCMVIMLYNAISGSGVPEWVEFIAVWLPTSNGFLNCIFYFWINHSFRKKFHLVLQKLCLGLCPGTDTDSGCVSSAESSVIPGWNSNYSLHERFSSVSSTCTLFTLTRTETNIREPVPA is encoded by the exons ATGGAAATTAACGTCTCCATCCCGACACCAGTTGAGTATAATGTGACAGAGACGGATATAACGATACAGGGGACGCTAGAGGCTCACCGCCCAATCAAAATTGGGATAATATCAGTTTTGGGAGTGATGATAACGTTGGGAAACATCGCAGTGGTGATGGTCATAGCTTCCGCTGTATCGGGATGGTCGAGAAACTCCCGGTATTTCCTTTTATCGTTAACCGGAGCCGACTCGGCGTTCGGGTTGCTCATCATGCCTCTAAATCTGTGCGTCAGTTTCATGAAGGAATATAACAAGGGCCCGGACCCGTTCTGTCACGTGGTGGCGTTTTTTAACGCGACTATCTATTCCACGTGCATGTACACACTCGCAACCATAAGTCTGGAGAGATATATCGCCGTGTTTTACCCCTTAAAATACTCCACCCTGCTGACGAGGAGGAGGGCGCTGCTTTTGATCTCGTTCGCGTGGATCTTCCCACCCGTCCTCCTCGTGCCCATCTCGTTTCCAGCGGGCATCATTGAGGTTTACTTCTCGCGAGCGTCGCTCGTGTGCAACCCCCTGTACTCCAGCAACGTCACGTACTCGCTCACGTTGACGTGCTTCATCTTCTTTCCGTGCTCTGCTATCATGACCTTCTGTAACCTCAGGCTCTGGATAGCTGCTAGGAGACAGAGGGTCAGGCTGAGGAAACACAACTGGGGTGGAGGATACAGACCTAAAGTGGCCTTACGTGTACTCGTGCCCGTCATGACCGTGTACTACACCTGCTGGACCCCCTGCATGGTGATCATGCTTTACAATG ctATTTCAGGCAGTGGCGTCCCAGAGTGGGTAGAGTTTATTGCTGTCTGGCTACCAACCTCCAATGGCTTCCTCAATTGTATCTTTTACTTCTGGATCAACCATAGCTTTAGAAAGAAATTCCATCTGGTCCTTCAGAAACTCTGTCTAGGACTCTGTCCAGGCACTGACACGGATTCTGGTTGCGTCAGCTCCGCAGAGTCGTCCGTGATTCCTGGATGGAACAGTAACTACTCACTTCATGAGCGATTTTCTAGCGTGTCTTCCACCTGCACGTTATTCACGCTCACGAGAACCGAGACCAACATCCGTGAACCAGTACCGGCTTGA